A genomic segment from Halogeometricum sp. S3BR5-2 encodes:
- a CDS encoding conditioned medium-induced protein 4 — protein sequence MDEKTAELRDIFVETTGSESVTERQEESPGSLTDAPDDEERNRRVGDLVAAMRERYEFETDLSDADLRRIVRGFFDGDTDAELASVLEVNADEGEVFVARTDLHLLRESDADAPFSLDEFRSLLADGADDEACAAALDADAGTVARVRRVVEARREATRANDRFRTEFEELLTDSDLSARLAEDARRDGLREATEDIETDVSL from the coding sequence ATGGACGAGAAGACGGCCGAACTCAGGGACATCTTCGTCGAGACGACCGGGTCGGAGTCGGTGACGGAGAGACAGGAGGAGTCGCCCGGGTCGTTGACGGACGCCCCCGACGACGAGGAGCGAAACCGCCGAGTAGGTGACCTCGTCGCGGCGATGCGGGAGCGCTACGAGTTCGAGACGGACCTCTCGGACGCGGACCTGCGCCGAATCGTCCGCGGGTTCTTCGACGGCGACACCGACGCGGAACTCGCGTCGGTCTTAGAGGTGAACGCCGACGAGGGGGAGGTGTTCGTCGCGCGGACGGACCTCCACCTCCTGCGGGAGTCGGACGCCGACGCCCCCTTCTCGCTCGACGAGTTCCGGTCACTCCTCGCGGACGGCGCGGACGACGAGGCGTGCGCGGCCGCACTCGACGCCGACGCCGGGACGGTCGCTCGCGTCCGCCGCGTCGTCGAGGCGCGACGAGAGGCGACGCGCGCGAACGACCGCTTCCGGACCGAGTTCGAGGAACTGCTGACCGACTCGGACCTCTCGGCGCGACTCGCCGAGGACGCCCGCCGCGACGGCCTGCGCGAGGCCACCGAGGACATCGAGACGGACGTCTCGCTGTAG
- a CDS encoding biotin transporter BioY, with protein MSTNAESVELVGDDVVGNVARAALFAALTGAFAYVSFPNPVSPVPVSLQVLGVFLAGIFLGPVWGGASMVLYLVAGAAGAPVFAGGSAGLGSFVSYTAGFLWSYPLAAALVGAVVHGTADLRDPSAVGVARLVGGMVAGTAVIYALGTVGYAIVENGLAGAFAPDALVRAFAVSALAFVPFEAVKMAAAVGVVRSDAATAE; from the coding sequence ATGTCGACAAACGCGGAGTCGGTCGAACTCGTCGGCGACGACGTGGTCGGCAACGTCGCCCGCGCGGCGCTGTTCGCGGCGCTCACGGGCGCGTTCGCCTACGTCTCGTTCCCGAACCCCGTCTCGCCCGTCCCGGTGAGCCTGCAGGTGCTGGGCGTCTTCCTCGCGGGCATCTTTCTGGGACCGGTCTGGGGCGGCGCGTCGATGGTGCTCTACCTCGTCGCCGGGGCCGCCGGCGCCCCCGTCTTCGCCGGCGGGTCCGCCGGCCTCGGGTCGTTCGTGAGTTACACCGCCGGCTTCCTCTGGTCGTACCCCCTCGCGGCGGCCCTCGTCGGAGCCGTCGTCCACGGCACGGCGGACCTGCGCGACCCCTCGGCGGTGGGGGTGGCCCGCCTCGTCGGCGGCATGGTCGCCGGCACCGCCGTCATCTACGCCCTCGGCACCGTCGGCTACGCGATAGTCGAGAACGGTCTCGCCGGCGCGTTCGCTCCGGACGCCCTCGTCCGCGCGTTCGCCGTCAGCGCCCTCGCGTTCGTGCCGTTCGAGGCGGTGAAGATGGCCGCCGCCGTCGGCGTCGTCCGGAGCGACGCCGCGACGGCGGAGTGA
- a CDS encoding energy-coupling factor ABC transporter ATP-binding protein — MTIRTESLVHRYGDSVAVDGVGLEIDDGEFVLLAGANGSGKTTLVRHFNGLLEPDSGEVFVDGRSVPENPVAARTAVGMVFQNPRDQFVAATVGADVAFGPENLGLPRDEIDARVADALDAVNLSERRDARVDELSGGERERAAIAGALAMRPTHLVLDEPFTGLDAPAREAVLDRLETLNRSGTSVVVVTHDVRDALELADRVVVMSDGRVVVDGTPERAVKRLERYDVRAPRRPTADR; from the coding sequence ATGACGATCCGAACCGAGTCGCTGGTCCACCGCTACGGCGACAGCGTCGCCGTCGACGGCGTGGGTCTCGAAATCGACGACGGCGAGTTCGTTCTTCTAGCGGGCGCGAACGGGTCCGGCAAGACCACGCTCGTCCGCCACTTCAACGGCCTCCTCGAACCCGATTCGGGTGAGGTGTTCGTCGACGGCCGCTCCGTGCCCGAGAACCCCGTCGCCGCCAGAACCGCCGTCGGGATGGTGTTTCAGAACCCCCGCGACCAGTTCGTCGCCGCGACGGTGGGCGCCGACGTGGCGTTCGGGCCGGAGAACCTCGGCCTCCCCCGAGACGAGATAGACGCACGCGTCGCGGACGCCCTCGACGCGGTGAACCTGAGCGAGAGAAGGGACGCCCGCGTGGACGAACTCTCCGGCGGCGAACGGGAACGCGCCGCCATCGCGGGCGCCCTGGCGATGCGGCCGACCCACCTCGTCCTCGACGAACCGTTCACCGGACTCGACGCGCCCGCGCGCGAGGCCGTCCTCGACAGGCTCGAAACCCTGAACAGGTCGGGCACCAGCGTCGTCGTCGTCACCCACGACGTGCGCGACGCCCTCGAACTCGCGGACAGGGTCGTCGTGATGAGCGACGGCCGCGTCGTCGTCGACGGGACGCCCGAACGAGCGGTCAAGAGACTGGAGCGGTACGACGTGCGCGCGCCGCGCCGCCCGACCGCCGACCGATGA